The nucleotide sequence GCCAGCTCCCGGTCCAGCTCCGCGCGCACGTACAGGACGAGGCGCAGCACGCCGTCCCAGCCGTCCTGGCCGTCCGGGTCGTGCAGCAGGACCAGCCGTCCCGAGGCCAGCACGTCGGCGGGCCCGGACACTTCGCAGCTGACCGCGTACGACCACGGCGCGAGCCGCTGCGGTGCGCGCATCGGCTCCAGCAGCACCTCCGGGCGGGGCCGGACGGACTGCAGCGCCGCGACTGCTTCGCGGAAGAGTTCGGGCACTGGCGTCATCGCGGTCACGCACCGACTTTAGGGCGGGCACGCCCTGTTGCGGGCGCAGGCGCGCCGAGAGAACGGGCCGCCCGGGCTCGTGGCACGATTGACCGCGATGTCTCAGACCACGCCCCTGCCGCGCCACGCCGCCCCGTCCGGTCGCCGCGAGCTGCCCGAAGCCCCGTTCCTGGCCGCCGCGCGCGGTGAACGCCCGGCCCGCACGCCCGTCTGGTTCATGCGCCAAGCCGGCCGCTCGCTGCCCGAGTACCGCGCGCTGCGCGAGGGCGTGCCGATGCTCGACGCCTGTTTCGACCCGGAAATGCTCGCCGAGATCACGCTGCAGCCGGTCCGCCGCCACGGCGTCGACGCGGCGATCCTCTTCAGCGACATCGTGGTGCCGCTGAAGGCGGCCGGGGTCGACATCGACATCGTGCCCGGCACCGGCCCGGTGGTCGCGACGCCGGTGCGCGACCTCGCCGCCGTGAAGGCGCTGCCGGAGCTCGAGCCCGAACAGGTCTCGAAGGTCGCCGACGGCGTCCGGCTGCTCGTCGCGCGGCTCGGCGGGACCCCGCTGATCGGGTTCGCCGGCGCGCCGTTCACGCTGGCCAGCTACCTCATCGAGGGCGGCCCGAGCCGCAACCACGAGCACACCAAGGCCCTGATGCACACCTCGCCCGAGGTGTGGCACGAGCTGGCCGGGCGGCTGGCCGACCTCGCCCTGACCTTCCTGCGCGCCCAGCTCGACGCCGGCGTCGACGCGGTCCAGCTGTTCGACTCCTGGGCCGGCGCGCTGTCCGAGCGGGACTACCGCGAGTTCGTCCTGCCGCACTCGGCCAAGGTACTCGCGGGCGTCGCGGAGTACGGCGTGCCGCGGATCCACTTCGGGGTCGGCACCGGCGAGCTTCTGGCCGCGATGCGCGACGCGGGCGCCGACGTCGTCGGCGTCGACTGGCGGATCCCGCTCGACGAAGCCGTGCGGCGCCTGGGTGGGCGAGCGGTCGTCCAGGGCAACCTCGACCCGGCGCTGCTGCACGCTTCCTGGCCGGTGCTGGCGGCCGAGGTCCGCCGGATCGTCGAAGAGGGCAAGGCGGCCGAAGGCCACATCTTCAACCTGGGCCACGGCGTGCTGCCGGGCGTCGATCCCGACGTGCTGACCCGCGTGGTCGGGCTGGTGCACGAGCTGTGAAGCGCGTCGCGGTCGTCGGGGGCGGCGTTTCCGGGCTGACCGCGGCGTACCGGCTCCGGCAGCTGCTCGGCCCCGAAGCCGAGATCACGGTGTACGAGAAGACGACGGCGCCGGGCGGGAAGCTGCGCACCGCCGAACTCGCCGGGGTGCCCTACGACGTCGGCGCCGAGGCGTTCCTCGTCCGCCGTCCCGAAATGCTCGCGCTGGCCCGCGAGCTCGGGCTCGACGTCGTCCACCCGACGAAGGCGCGGGCGAAGATCCACGCGGGCGGCGCCGTCACCGGGCTGCCGCCCGGCACGGTCATGGGCGTGCCGGCGTCGGCGGAGTCGGTGGCCGGGGTGCTTTCCGAAACCGGCCGGCAGGCGGTCGAGGCCGAGCCGTTGCTGCCGGAGCTGCGGCTGCCGGGCGGGGACGTGCCGCTGGGGCCGCTGCTGCGCGAGCGGTTCGGCGACGAACTGGTGGACCGGCTGGTCGACCCGCTGCTCGGCGGCGTCTACGCGGGCGGGGCGGACGGCCTCGGCCTGCGCGCGACCATGCCCGGCCTCGCCTCCGCGCTGGCGGCGGGCGCGGGCTCGCTGACCGCGGCGGCCGCCGCCCAGCTGCCGGCGAACCCGTCGACGGCGCCGGTGTTCGGCACCGTCCCTGGCGGCCTCGGCACGGTGATCGACCGGCTCACCACGGCGTCGGGCGCGCAGCTGCGGACCGGCCTGCCGGTGTGCGAGATCGAACGGCACGGCGACGGCTGGCGGCTGTGCATCGGCGCGGCACCGACCGCGCACGCGCCGGCGGACAACCTCGCCGAAGCGGACGCGGTCGTGCTCGCGGTGCCCGCGCCGTCGGCCCGCCGCCTGCTCACCGACCTCGTCCCGGCGGCTTCGGCGGCCTTCGGCGAGGTCGAACTGGCGTCGATGGCGGTGGTCGCGCTGGCACTGCCGCCCGGCACCGCGCTGCCCGAGGCGTCGGGGATCCTGATCGGCCAGGGCGAGCGGGACGCTTCGGGCGTGCCGTACGCGTCGAAGGCGTTCACGTTCTCGTCGCGGAAGTGGGCCCACTACGGCACCGGCCCGGTCCTGGTCCGCGGCTCGGTCGGCCGGTTCGGCGAGCCGGGCGCGCTGCAGTTCGACGACGTCGAGCTGGTCCGCGTGGTCCGCGACGACCTCGCCCGGCTGACGGGGGTGACGGCGGCGCCGGTCGAGACGCTGGTGACGCGGTGGGGCGGCGGGCTGCCGCAGTACGGCACCGGGCACCTCGAGCGGGTCGAGCGGATCGAGAAGGCCGTCGCGGAGGTGCCGGGCCTGGCGATCGCCGGGGCGACCCTGCACGGGGTCGGGCTGCCGGCCTGTGTCGCGACGGCGGAAGCCGCGGCCCAGCGGATCGCGGCGCACCTGACGGCGTGAGTGCGGTCACCCGGACCCGTGGCGGCGGCCGGGGCGCCGCGGTGACAGGATGGACACATGGCGCGGGTCAACTACAACGAGCTCAACGACACCATCCGCTACACCACCTGGTCGGTCTTCCGGATCGAACCGGGCAGGCTGGGTGAGGACCGCGGGACCGCCGGCCGCGAGACCGCCGAGTACCTGGACGGGCTCGAGGCCAAGGGCGTCGTCGTCCGCGGTGTGTACGACCTCTCCGCGCTGCGTGCCGACGCCGACTTCATGATCTGGTGGCACGCCGAGGAAATCGAGCAGGTCCAGGCCGCCTACGCCGGATTCCGCCGGACGCCGCTGGGCCGCGCGTCGACGCCGGTCTGGAGCCAGACCGCGCTGCACCGGCCCGCCGAGTTCAACAAGAGCCACATCCCGGCGTTCCTGGCCGGCGAGGAGGCGCGCAAGTTCATCTGCGTCTACCCGTTCGTGCGGTCCTACGAGTGGTACCTGCTGCCGGACGCCGACCGCCGCAAGATGCTCGCCGACCACGGCAAGGAAGCCCGCGACTACCCGGACGTGCGCGCGAACACCGTCGCGTCGTTCGCACTGGGCGACTACGAGTGGATCCTCGCCTTCGAGGCCGACGAGCTGCACCGGATCGTCGACCTCATGCGGCACCTGCGCGGCACCGAGGCGCGGCTGCACGTGCGCGAGGAGATCCCGTTCTACACCGGCACCCGCGTGCCGCCCGCCGAGCTCGTCGCGGCTCTCCCGTAGTGCGCGACGTCGTCGAGGGCGTCTGGAACGCCCTTACCGGAGCTTCACCGGAAGCCTTCGAGCTGACCGGCACCGAGGACGTGCTGCCGGGTCCGTACCGGGTGGCGGCGGCGGCCACGGCTTCCGTCGCCGCGGCGACGCTGGCGGCCGCCGAAATGCTGCGGCAGCGGGACATCGAGCCCGGCGTGGTCACGGCGGACACGCGGCACGCGGCGGCGGCGTTCCAGAGCGAGCGGCTGCTGCGCGTGGACGGCGTCGGCGCGGAGTCCGCCTGGGCCCCGCTGTCGGGCGACTACCGCACGGCCGACGGCTGGGTCCGCCTGCACTGCAACTACCCGCGGCACGAAGCGGCGGTGTGCTGGGGCCTCGGCGTGCCCGCGACCCGCGAAGCCGTCGAAAAGGCGGTCGCCGGACGTCCGGCGCGCGAGGTGGAGCACGCCGTCGTGTCGGCCGGGGGAGCGGCGGCCGAGCTGCGGTCGCCCGAGGACTGGGCCGCGCACCCGCAGGGCGAGGCGGTGGCTTCGCTGCCGCTGGTTTCGCTGACGCCACTGGGCCCGGCCCCGAAACGGACACTGTTCTACTCGGACCGGCCGCTGGGCGGGATCCGCGTCCTGGAGCTGACGCACGTGCTCGCCGGGCCGGTCGCCGGCCGCATCCTGGCCGCGCACGGCGCCGACGTCCTGCACGTCGGGGCCGCGCACCTGCCGCGCGTCGAGGCGCTGGTGCGCGACACCGGCCAGGGCAAGCGTTCGACGTTCGTCGCGCTGGACACCGAGGGCGGCCGTGCGCGGCTGAAGAAGCTGATCAGCCGGGCGGACGTGCTGGTCCAGTCCTTCCGGCCGGGAGCTCTCGAGCGCATCGGGTTCGGGCCCGCGGAGCTGGCCGAACTGCGGCCGGGCTTGGTGATCGCGGACCTGAGCGCGTACGGCTGGCAAGGCCCCTGGGCGCGGCGGCGCGGGTTCGACAGCCTGGTCCAGATGTCGAACGGCTTGGCGTGGGGCGATCCGCCGGCACCGTTGCCGGTCCAGGCGCTGGACCACGGAACGGGCTGGCTCACGGCGGCGGCGGTGATGACGGCGTTGCATCGCCAGGTGGTGGACGGTGGCACGTGGCGCGCGCGGCTGTCCCTGGCGGGAACCGGCCGGTGGCTGGATTCCCTGGGCCGCAAGGACCCCGCCGCGGCGGACGTCGATCACGGCGATTTGCTGGAGGAAGCGGACAGCGCCTACGGGCGGCTGACGCGGGTGCGGATGGCCGGCGGGTTGCCGGGCGCGCAGCCGTACTGGGAGTTCGGGACGCGGGAGCCGGGAGTCGACAAACCGACCTGGACGCCCTAAGGCGGAACCCGCCCGGAAACAGAACCCGCCCGGAAACAGAACCCGCCCACCCTAGGGGGCCCGCCCCGGTTCCAGTCTACCGGCGCAGGCCGACAAAAACCCTGGTCAAGCCCCAGTTGTCCACACCCCCGCGAGCTTGTGGATCAGCGGCGCCGCAGTCGGTCCGCCAGCCGCCGCCTGGGCTTCGGCAAGTGGCCGCCCTCGATCAGCCACGTCACGAACTCGTCGGCGTACGCCCCCGAGCGCTCGGCCGCCTTCTTCGGCCTGCCCGCGGTGAACTGCGCGAACAGCGGCCCGTACCGCTCACCCAGCGCCTCCGCCAGCTCGGGCCGCTGGTACGCCAGCACCCGCCCGTGCTTCCGGCGCAGCACCTGAGCCTCCACCTTCAGCCGGGCCGGGTCGAAACCCGCCGGCGCCGGGCCGTCGGCCAGCAAGGCGTGCAGCAGCTCCGCCTGCCGCCGGGCCAATTCCGCGCGGCTCATCCCGTCACCGCCGCCCGCAGGGCCGCCAGCTCCGCCGCCAGCTCGGCGTCGGTCGGGTAGCCGTCGTCGCGCTCCAGCAGCACTCCCGGCGGGTCCGCCCGGCGGCGGAGCTCCGTCAACAGCGCCAGCACCTCCGGCAGCACCGGGTGTGCGTGCGTGTCGTGGTAGACGCCGTCGCGCTCGATGCCGCCCGCCATGTGCACGTACGCCAGCCGCTCCCAGGGGATGCCGTCCAGGAACGCCTCCGGGTCCGTGCCGATGTTGCGGGCGTTGGCGTACAGGTTCGCCACGTCGATGATCAGCCGGCAGCCCGTCCGGTCGGTCAGCTCGGTGAGGAACTGCTCCTCGGTCAGCTCGGCGTCCGGCCAGTCGAGCACCGCGGCGATGTTCTCCAGCGCCAGCGGTACGTCCACGATGGACTGGGCCAGCCGGACGTTCGCCACCAGCACGTCCAGTGCCTCGCGCGTGCGGGGGAGCGGCATCAGGTGCCCCGAGTCGAGGCCACCCGCGCGCACGAAGCACACGTGGTCGCTGACCAGCGGCGCGTCCAGCGCCCGCGCGACCTCCGCGAGGTGCTGGACGCGGCCGGTGTCCAGGGGCTCGGCCCCGCCGAGGGACAGCGAGACGGCGTGCGGCAGCACCGGCAGGCCCCGCTTGCGCAGCGCCACGAGCGTCTCCGGCAGGTGGTCGGCGTGCAGGTTCTCGGCGACGACCTCGACCCAGTCCACGCCCGGCAGCCGCGCGATGGACAGGTCGAGCTCATGCCGCCAGCCGATCCCGATGCCCAGCTCACCCACCGCAGCCCCCTCCGCCGCAGCCGCCGCCACCGCACGACGACCCGCTGCTGCACGACGAGCTCGAGCACGACGACCCGCTGCTGCAGGACGACCCGCCGGACGAGCCACCGCCGCCGAACGACGTCACCGGCGGGGCCAGCGCCGCGCTCAGCTCCTCGTCCGGGTACATCGCCCAGCCTCCCAGCGCGACCGCGGCGGCCGCCCCGCCGAGCAGGATGCCGCCGGCCAGCATGCCGGCCGGCACCGGTCCGCTCGCCGCGGCCCGGGCCTGCCCGAGCAGGCGGTGTCCCGCGGCCGACGGCTGCCGGGCGCCCGTCTTCGCCCGGCGGACCGCCGCCACGATCGCCAGCACCGCCGCGATGACGACCAGGAACACCAGGATCCCGACCGGGCGGCCGAGGGAGATGCCGGTGACCAGCCGCGCCACGCCGAACGCCAGCACCGCCAGCTGGAGGAGCAGGCCGAACGTCCGGGCCTGCCGCTTGGCGGCCGCCGACGCCAGCAGCCCGCGTCGGTCGAGGCCCTCCTCCAAGGCCCGCATCGCCGCCGACTGGCGGCCGTACGCCCGCAGCGTCGCCGTCGTCTTCAGCTGCGCCGCGTCGAAGACGGCCTGCTCCAGCGGTTCGGCCGGCCGCGTCCCGGCCTGGCTGACCTGCTTGTAGCTGTTGACGCGCAGCTGCCCGCGCTCGACCAGGGCCGCGATGGCCGCGTCGACGGCCCGGTCGGGGCCGCCGGCGAGGAAGGCCAGCTGGTAGACGGTCGGCGGCGGGCCGGGCGTGACGGCGTCCGCCCGCATCGCCCGGCTGCTCACGATCCCGGACACCACGACCCTGACCAGCAGGACCGCGCCGAGCAATGCGATGTAGAGGACCACGAAATCCGGTCCGGAGATGCCCCACGGGTCGGTCATCGCCCGTCTCCCCTCAGTGTGTCGCGGTTACCGTAGCTGTGAGACGCACGCCCTCGCGTCGGCGTTTCAACCACCGCAGCCCCCGCCTCCGCCGCCGCCGCCACCACCGCAGCCGCCGCCCCCGCCGCACGAGCTGCTGCCACCACCGCAGGAGCTGCCGCCGTAGTAGCCGACGGCCGCGCCGCCGCCCCCGCTCGCCCAGCAGGCGCGCGGACGCCGGGCGGCCTGCGCCGTCGACTGCTGGGTGGCGCGGCTGACGGCCAGCCGGACGTCCTTCTCCGGGTGCCCGCCGAAGCCGTCCGCGGCGACGGCCCCGGACGGACCCGCGACGAGCGTCCCGGCGCGGCGTGCCTCTGCCGCGGCCGCCCGGCCGGCGGAGGTGGCCTTCACCTCGGGCTTTTTCGCCGCGCGGACCGTGGCCACCACGGCCGCGACGGTGTTGAGGGCGAGCAGGCCCAGCAGGAAGCCGACGGGGTGCCCGGTCGAGGAGCCCGCGATCAGCCGGACGACGCCGAGGACGAACAGCGCCCAGTACGCCACGGCGGTGAGCAGCCGGGCCCGGCGCAGCTTCCGGCCGTCGGTGAGCAGGCCGCGGGCGATCAGCCCGGCCTCCAGGTCCGCCACGGACGGGTGCCGCGCCACCTCGGCGCGCACCCGGTCGACGGAGCTGCCGGTCTTGCCGATCCGCAAGAGCGCGGCCCGGCCCAGGTCGTCGGATGCCGAACCCCGGACGCGGTTCAGGCGCCCGGTGCCGTCCAGCCGGATCAGCTGCTGCTCCAGCAGCCGCGCGACGACCAGTTCGCCGACGCGCTCCCGCCCGCCGGTCAGCAGCGCCAGTTCTTCGGCCCGCGCCGGTGCCCCGCCGGTGCGCCCCCGCGCCGGC is from Amycolatopsis mediterranei and encodes:
- the hemE gene encoding uroporphyrinogen decarboxylase; its protein translation is MSQTTPLPRHAAPSGRRELPEAPFLAAARGERPARTPVWFMRQAGRSLPEYRALREGVPMLDACFDPEMLAEITLQPVRRHGVDAAILFSDIVVPLKAAGVDIDIVPGTGPVVATPVRDLAAVKALPELEPEQVSKVADGVRLLVARLGGTPLIGFAGAPFTLASYLIEGGPSRNHEHTKALMHTSPEVWHELAGRLADLALTFLRAQLDAGVDAVQLFDSWAGALSERDYREFVLPHSAKVLAGVAEYGVPRIHFGVGTGELLAAMRDAGADVVGVDWRIPLDEAVRRLGGRAVVQGNLDPALLHASWPVLAAEVRRIVEEGKAAEGHIFNLGHGVLPGVDPDVLTRVVGLVHEL
- the hemG gene encoding protoporphyrinogen oxidase, which translates into the protein MKRVAVVGGGVSGLTAAYRLRQLLGPEAEITVYEKTTAPGGKLRTAELAGVPYDVGAEAFLVRRPEMLALARELGLDVVHPTKARAKIHAGGAVTGLPPGTVMGVPASAESVAGVLSETGRQAVEAEPLLPELRLPGGDVPLGPLLRERFGDELVDRLVDPLLGGVYAGGADGLGLRATMPGLASALAAGAGSLTAAAAAQLPANPSTAPVFGTVPGGLGTVIDRLTTASGAQLRTGLPVCEIERHGDGWRLCIGAAPTAHAPADNLAEADAVVLAVPAPSARRLLTDLVPAASAAFGEVELASMAVVALALPPGTALPEASGILIGQGERDASGVPYASKAFTFSSRKWAHYGTGPVLVRGSVGRFGEPGALQFDDVELVRVVRDDLARLTGVTAAPVETLVTRWGGGLPQYGTGHLERVERIEKAVAEVPGLAIAGATLHGVGLPACVATAEAAAQRIAAHLTA
- the hemQ gene encoding hydrogen peroxide-dependent heme synthase, which gives rise to MARVNYNELNDTIRYTTWSVFRIEPGRLGEDRGTAGRETAEYLDGLEAKGVVVRGVYDLSALRADADFMIWWHAEEIEQVQAAYAGFRRTPLGRASTPVWSQTALHRPAEFNKSHIPAFLAGEEARKFICVYPFVRSYEWYLLPDADRRKMLADHGKEARDYPDVRANTVASFALGDYEWILAFEADELHRIVDLMRHLRGTEARLHVREEIPFYTGTRVPPAELVAALP
- a CDS encoding CoA transferase, with the protein product MRDVVEGVWNALTGASPEAFELTGTEDVLPGPYRVAAAATASVAAATLAAAEMLRQRDIEPGVVTADTRHAAAAFQSERLLRVDGVGAESAWAPLSGDYRTADGWVRLHCNYPRHEAAVCWGLGVPATREAVEKAVAGRPAREVEHAVVSAGGAAAELRSPEDWAAHPQGEAVASLPLVSLTPLGPAPKRTLFYSDRPLGGIRVLELTHVLAGPVAGRILAAHGADVLHVGAAHLPRVEALVRDTGQGKRSTFVALDTEGGRARLKKLISRADVLVQSFRPGALERIGFGPAELAELRPGLVIADLSAYGWQGPWARRRGFDSLVQMSNGLAWGDPPAPLPVQALDHGTGWLTAAAVMTALHRQVVDGGTWRARLSLAGTGRWLDSLGRKDPAAADVDHGDLLEEADSAYGRLTRVRMAGGLPGAQPYWEFGTREPGVDKPTWTP
- a CDS encoding DUF692 domain-containing protein; amino-acid sequence: MGELGIGIGWRHELDLSIARLPGVDWVEVVAENLHADHLPETLVALRKRGLPVLPHAVSLSLGGAEPLDTGRVQHLAEVARALDAPLVSDHVCFVRAGGLDSGHLMPLPRTREALDVLVANVRLAQSIVDVPLALENIAAVLDWPDAELTEEQFLTELTDRTGCRLIIDVANLYANARNIGTDPEAFLDGIPWERLAYVHMAGGIERDGVYHDTHAHPVLPEVLALLTELRRRADPPGVLLERDDGYPTDAELAAELAALRAAVTG
- a CDS encoding TIGR04222 domain-containing membrane protein, yielding MTDPWGISGPDFVVLYIALLGAVLLVRVVVSGIVSSRAMRADAVTPGPPPTVYQLAFLAGGPDRAVDAAIAALVERGQLRVNSYKQVSQAGTRPAEPLEQAVFDAAQLKTTATLRAYGRQSAAMRALEEGLDRRGLLASAAAKRQARTFGLLLQLAVLAFGVARLVTGISLGRPVGILVFLVVIAAVLAIVAAVRRAKTGARQPSAAGHRLLGQARAAASGPVPAGMLAGGILLGGAAAAVALGGWAMYPDEELSAALAPPVTSFGGGGSSGGSSCSSGSSCSSSSCSSGSSCGGGGCGGGGCGG
- a CDS encoding TIGR04222 domain-containing membrane protein, which gives rise to MTDTWGIPGPVFAGLYLGVLLLVALVAVVHAALPARGRTGGAPARAEELALLTGGRERVGELVVARLLEQQLIRLDGTGRLNRVRGSASDDLGRAALLRIGKTGSSVDRVRAEVARHPSVADLEAGLIARGLLTDGRKLRRARLLTAVAYWALFVLGVVRLIAGSSTGHPVGFLLGLLALNTVAAVVATVRAAKKPEVKATSAGRAAAAEARRAGTLVAGPSGAVAADGFGGHPEKDVRLAVSRATQQSTAQAARRPRACWASGGGGAAVGYYGGSSCGGGSSSCGGGGGCGGGGGGGGGGCGG